The nucleotide sequence GCGACATCCGCGCCAACGAACAGGCCGGCCTGACCGCCCTGCACACGCTCTTCGTACGCGAGCACAACCGCATCGCGCACGATTTGCGCAAGCACAACCCACAAAAAACCGGAGAGTGGATCTACCAGGAAGCTCGGCGCTGGGTCGGCGCCCTCATGCAGCACATTACCTATAACGAGTTTCTCCCCCTTCTCCTGGGCCCGGGCGCCCTGAGCCCCTACTCCGGCTACAAGCCCGAGGTCGACGCCAGCATCGCCAACGTCTTCTCCACCGCCACCTACCGCTTCGGCCACAGCGCCGTCGGCTCCGCTCTAAGGCTTATCGACAGCCGTGGCTACAGCAGCGCCCTACCCCTGCGCGAGGCCTTCTTCAACCCCCACATCATCAAGACGCACGGCATCGAGCCCCTGCTGCGCGGTCTCGCCAGCCAGCAATGCGAAGACGTCGACGTCTTCCTGGTCGATGAGCTGCGCAACTTCCTCTTTGGCCCACCAAACGAACGCGGCCTCGATCTCGCCGCCTTGAACATCCAGCGCGGCCGCGATCACGGCCTGCCGCGCTACAACGACGTCCGCCACGCCTACGGCCTGGCCCGCATCAAACACTGGGCCCAGTTCCCTGCCCCCCTCGCCATCCGCAACAGGCTTGCCAGCGTCTACAAGCACGTGGACCACATCGACGTCTGGGTCGGGGGCCTGGCCGAAAACCATCGCTGGAACGCCATGGTTGGCCCCCTAGTCTGGCGCTCGCTCAAAGAACAATTCGAAGCGCTCCGCGACGGCGACCGTTTTTGGTACGAGCGGATATTTACCCAAAAGGATCTGCGCAAAGTCAAACACACCAAACTGTCCGATGTCATTCGGCGCAACACCAACATCAAGCGGGCCGAGATCCGCGACGACGTCTTTCGGGTGGACTAGGGCGTAGTCGTGAACGTGGTCGTGGTCGTGGTCGTGGTCGTGAACGTAGTCGAATTCCTCCCAACCACAGCCACCAGCACCGCAGCCTCTTCGGCAGCTCGCGACAATCGCTGCGAAGCAGCGTGATTGCAGAAGCTTCCAGGCGCAACGGAGCGCCTACGACCACGGCCACGACCACGACCACGACCACGTTCACGACCACGTTCACGACCACGATCACGATCACGATCGCGACTGCCGCATGATCACATCCTTCCGATCAAATCTCGGGCACTTACGAGGCCGTGTTTCAGAACAAGGCGAATTCGACGCCCGCTTGCAGCGGTCCGTGCGTCGTAAATATCCCGAAACTGATCCAAATGGCTGCGAATTCAGGCCTTCCCGAGATGGGTATGTGGGCCAGGCATAGTCGTAGTCGTGATCGTGATCGTGATCGTGGTCGTGGTCGTGGTCGTGGTCGTGGTCGTGGTCGTGTACGTAGCCGAATTCCTCCCAACCGCAGCCACCAGCACCGAAGCCTCTTCGGCAGCTCGCGACAATCGCTGCGCAGCAGCGTGATTGCAGAAGCTTCCAGGCCCAACGGAGCGACCACGACCACGATCACGTTCACGACCACGGATGGCAGCATCGTGGTGGCTCCGGTTTTCCCATCCATTAGCATTGTAGCCTGGAACAAGCGT is from Pseudomonadota bacterium and encodes:
- a CDS encoding peroxidase family protein, which codes for MVLAASVPGLHAPAQAQSLADEIGAVLDSAFRGTKPACVDAIPRFRSIDGSGNHCHDPDIGKADTPLARRVESNYDHPNPRAISNAVNKHPDGPKLNTVGASDFLWQWGQFLDHDIDLTGGTKESQPIPVPLGDHHFDPGEDGNASIDFHRSLHDPDTGTDAGNPRQQLNEITTWIDASNVYGSDPTRAAALRRMDRSGKLKTSWGGRLGPLLPLNTSHQANAPTPHDPTLFLAGDIRANEQAGLTALHTLFVREHNRIAHDLRKHNPQKTGEWIYQEARRWVGALMQHITYNEFLPLLLGPGALSPYSGYKPEVDASIANVFSTATYRFGHSAVGSALRLIDSRGYSSALPLREAFFNPHIIKTHGIEPLLRGLASQQCEDVDVFLVDELRNFLFGPPNERGLDLAALNIQRGRDHGLPRYNDVRHAYGLARIKHWAQFPAPLAIRNRLASVYKHVDHIDVWVGGLAENHRWNAMVGPLVWRSLKEQFEALRDGDRFWYERIFTQKDLRKVKHTKLSDVIRRNTNIKRAEIRDDVFRVD